In Natrinema sp. SYSU A 869, the following proteins share a genomic window:
- a CDS encoding HalOD1 output domain-containing protein, whose protein sequence is MSDTIDTEALDRLVTTGESVSVAFSVGEYDVKLTEKILLVRAT, encoded by the coding sequence TTGTCCGACACAATCGACACTGAGGCGCTTGATCGGCTCGTCACAACCGGCGAATCGGTGTCGGTCGCGTTCTCGGTTGGTGAGTATGACGTCAAACTCACCGAGAAGATACTGCTCGTTCGTGCCACCTGA
- a CDS encoding ArsR family transcriptional regulator, producing the protein MGEPDTSRLTETLDLLTHPYRRYMLYYLTYESEEISVDTLTTAITEWAGDQMGEGRSADRKAVETALRHTHLPKLADMGIVSFRLDRELVELRDTDGIDQFLADTARIDGYVQPVAID; encoded by the coding sequence ATGGGAGAACCAGATACGTCACGACTTACTGAAACACTTGACCTCTTGACTCATCCGTACCGTCGCTACATGTTGTATTATCTGACATATGAATCGGAGGAGATCAGCGTTGACACCCTCACGACCGCAATTACTGAATGGGCCGGGGATCAGATGGGGGAGGGCCGAAGCGCAGACAGGAAAGCCGTCGAGACCGCCCTTCGTCACACGCACCTCCCAAAACTTGCCGACATGGGCATTGTTTCTTTCCGATTGGACAGGGAACTCGTTGAACTGAGAGATACGGATGGGATTGACCAGTTCCTCGCTGACACAGCACGTATCGACGGATACGTGCAACCCGTCGCTATCGATTAA
- a CDS encoding winged helix-turn-helix transcriptional regulator encodes MVDDPLNNLDRRILHLLQIDARGASDTAIADETDVTGTTINNRIKQLEEEGVIIGYNPEINYEQAGYPMRVLFICSINLSRRSEMAEKALEVRGVVNVREMLAGEENLHVEVVAEATSDVKESTEQLDELGLRIISSNILAEEHIQPWNHFHQEFAGEDAETPSEIGSSEE; translated from the coding sequence ATGGTCGATGATCCGCTCAACAATCTCGATCGCCGTATCCTACACTTATTACAGATAGACGCCCGTGGTGCCAGCGATACGGCCATTGCCGATGAGACTGATGTCACTGGGACAACGATCAATAACCGAATCAAACAACTGGAGGAGGAAGGGGTTATTATCGGATATAATCCGGAGATCAATTACGAGCAGGCAGGCTATCCGATGCGCGTCTTGTTCATCTGTTCGATCAATCTCTCTCGACGGTCGGAAATGGCCGAGAAAGCACTTGAGGTACGGGGAGTTGTCAACGTTCGGGAGATGTTGGCCGGTGAGGAGAACCTCCATGTTGAAGTCGTGGCCGAGGCAACATCTGACGTTAAAGAAAGTACCGAACAGTTAGACGAACTGGGCCTGCGGATCATCAGTAGCAATATTCTGGCGGAGGAACATATCCAACCGTGGAATCACTTCCACCAAGAGTTTGCGGGCGAGGATGCCGAAACACCCTCTGAAATTGGTTCCTCAGAGGAATAG
- a CDS encoding transcriptional regulator, protein MTDDGRHDGPPPFDRPFEGEDTKQRVYGAVLHAREPMTAAEIAERADCSGESARTHLSFYADLGIVIRHEGRPVRYERNDDYFEWRRVNKLARENTVDELQARVSELTDRIEEYRGEYGVDSPAEVDVLEFDAERIDDVYVELGNWATLIEERRLHERARRKAAGSTAPSHS, encoded by the coding sequence ATGACAGACGATGGCCGTCACGACGGCCCGCCCCCGTTCGATAGACCGTTCGAAGGCGAGGACACGAAGCAGCGCGTGTACGGTGCGGTGTTACACGCTCGAGAGCCGATGACGGCCGCCGAGATTGCCGAGCGGGCAGACTGCTCGGGGGAGTCGGCACGGACACACCTGTCCTTCTACGCCGACCTCGGCATCGTCATTCGGCATGAGGGCCGGCCGGTTAGGTACGAGCGCAACGACGACTATTTCGAGTGGCGGCGGGTCAACAAGCTGGCGCGGGAGAACACTGTCGACGAGTTGCAGGCCCGCGTGTCGGAGTTGACCGACCGGATCGAGGAGTACCGCGGCGAATATGGGGTCGACTCGCCCGCCGAGGTTGATGTCCTCGAGTTCGACGCGGAGCGGATTGACGACGTGTACGTGGAACTCGGTAATTGGGCCACCCTCATTGAGGAGCGTCGCCTACACGAACGCGCCAGGAGAAAGGCCGCCGGCTCGACGGCCCCGTCGCACAGCTGA
- a CDS encoding DUF2270 domain-containing protein, whose translation MTDSSSDEFDPTAPDQREIGREMVDDSTGLGSVMAHAYRGEIDRVGTWRQRLDETTKWAVTLMAAILTWAFSSTDHPHYILLIGIVVVTIFVGIEARRYRDYDVFRSRTRVIQENLLANALDPSQGTENHDWRAELSRDYRRPTLKVSLHEALANRLQRVYLALLSVLLVAWIFRITAFAPRQDWLTTAGIDHIPGIAVVTVVGVFYIVLLGVTFWPHERHAKGEFREGDPDD comes from the coding sequence ATGACCGATTCGAGTAGCGACGAGTTCGACCCAACAGCACCAGACCAACGGGAGATCGGCCGCGAAATGGTTGACGACAGTACGGGACTCGGTTCGGTGATGGCCCACGCCTATCGCGGGGAGATAGACCGAGTGGGGACGTGGCGGCAGCGCCTCGACGAGACGACGAAGTGGGCGGTGACGCTGATGGCAGCAATCTTGACGTGGGCGTTTTCGAGTACCGATCACCCACACTATATCTTGCTGATCGGGATCGTTGTCGTCACTATCTTTGTGGGTATCGAAGCACGACGGTACCGGGACTACGATGTCTTTCGCTCTCGTACTCGAGTCATCCAAGAGAACCTGCTCGCAAACGCCCTCGATCCGTCCCAAGGCACTGAAAATCACGACTGGCGAGCGGAACTGAGCAGAGACTATCGCAGGCCGACGCTGAAAGTCTCGTTACACGAAGCACTCGCAAACCGGCTCCAGCGTGTGTACCTTGCTCTGCTCAGTGTCCTATTGGTCGCGTGGATCTTCAGGATTACAGCGTTCGCGCCGCGCCAAGACTGGCTGACAACCGCTGGAATCGACCATATCCCCGGGATTGCTGTGGTTACCGTTGTGGGTGTGTTCTACATCGTACTGCTAGGCGTCACCTTCTGGCCCCACGAGCGCCATGCCAAGGGTGAATTTCGTGAAGGGGACCCGGACGACTAG